The DNA region aGTGGTGACTATAAAAGCCAGTAGCACATCTTGAAAAGTCCAACAGTCAGTGACTGGGCTGTAGCCTAGCTTGATGCTCTTGAAAGCCAACTCCTTCATCCTTCATCAAATGGCTGGGCCTACCGCGCTGCTTCTCAGCTGCTGGCCTGTATGGATGGAGCTCACTCCAGCTCCCCCTGAACTCCATCACCCTGGGCTACAGGCAGGAGAAGGCAAGGCTGGGGGTGGAGCTAAGGGACTCCTCCCACAGGGCAGTGGCTGATGCAAACGCCAGAGTGGAGActggaaggaggtggaggaggtgcagggaggaggtgcagaagcTGATGGGGAGACTGCAGCATCAACGCGTGCTGGCCACGGTCCACTCCAGACAGGGCGGCCAGGCCTCGGATGGAGCGCCCCACCCATCCTATGGTCCAAGGCCAGcaggaaggagaagaaggaccTTGTTGTTGCAGAGGTCACCAGGATTGAGCAGGAGGAGCTCAGAGTGAGGGCTGGAGCACAGGGGCAGCAGGGCCCGTggacaacttgggagggggtcgccagaccagccatcagctggacagaactctaaacacaacttgggagggggtcgccagaccagccatcagctggacagaactctaaacacaacttgggagggggtcgccagaccagccatcagctggacagaactctaaacacaacttgggaggggggagaccagccatcagctggacagaactctaaacacaacttgggagggggtcgccagaccagccatcagctggGCAGAACTCGAAACACAACTTGGAAGGGGGTcgccagaccagccatcagctggacagaactctaaacacattactGTGCAGTAAAACACATTATTGTGCAGTAAAACACATTATTGTGCAGTAAAACACATTAttctgcaataaaacacattatTGTGCGATATAACATATTGATATATGTGAAGTGATGTAGCCCATATAACATGTATGCACCAACATAATAGAtattgtagatagatagatagatacatgtagatagataaatatacTCTATTCATCCCAAGTGAAATTTTAGGCATCCAGTAGCTTGTAcaaccataacacaacacacacacatacacacatatacacacatacacacatatacatataaatcACTCacagaaattaaaaaaaaggctAAACATTTGTGAAGTGATTCCAATGAAGTGATTCCAAAGGTCTGGTATGGACTGGCCATGTGATGCAATGATaaggtgctactgtatgtactgtagcctatgtattgCTATTGCAGCACTTGAGAACAGGCTTCTGAAGGGGCTTGTGCTGATTAACCCAGGCCTCAGCCGCTGCCTTTTCAACACCATGTGCTTTCCTTCAGCCTAGTGGCCTGCACGGCTCCATCATTCAAGTGTGCATTTGAAATGGCTTCTGTTCCATCTCCCCCTAAAAAGGCCTCTGCTGCATCTCTACGCAGGCCTCCTCACAcatgaaatgagaaaacactccacagtaTTCACACCTCTCAGTTCCTCATGGATGCATTCATTACAGCTTTTCACAATCGCTAAAACACTCAACTCTGATGACTGGAATCATTATGAAACGTACATTGAAGCATACAATGAAGTGTACATTGCTGTTGAAATGCTATATTTTATTTGGAACAAAACATCCAGGCTGAATCCCTTAACAGTAAGCCGATGGCGATGGTGGCGAGGAGAAGCCTCTGTTTGAGCCCTCTTGTGCCCTAGACCGgtcatctccttctccactgtttctctgctaacacactaaactcCTCTCTCTGAACCACATGCTCAGTTGCCTCCTGAACACATTGTGTTGAACGGATCCCACGTTCAGGTTGGCGtgcctgtgtgaatgagtaCAGGAAGTAGTCCAAGCTGCTGTTGGAGGAGCATGGCGCcacaacacactgctcctgtTTGCAGGACTCTGCATCAGTGCCAAAGAGTTGGGTGGACGTCCTACTGCCTGGAGCGCTCGGGCAAAGTGTTTCCTGGTGCAACACAGTGGACGAGGAGGCTTGGGGAGGGATGAGGTTTGAGGACGCTGCTCCATCTTCCCCTGCCCTTGGCCCAGAGGTGGCAAGGGGCGACGCCACAGCTTTCTTCACGCGGCGCCTGAGTCGGGCTGTGGATGCGTCTTCATCAGATTCCACTTGCCCCTCCGTAGCTCCGCTCTTGCCTTGAGCTGAGAGGCCAGCGGGAGTGTGTTGACCAGCCGCTCTGCTCTCTTGGGCAGGTGCTGAGGGCAGTGGTGGCAGGTGTGCACTTACCTGCTGAAAgctcagatggacacagagaccagagaaacatgaaggacacagcacacaccagcctctTCCACATCTGGTTTCTCCAGCTGATTCTCTTCCACATCTGGTTTCTCCAGCTGATTGGATTCAGGAATGTTATTATGTTGGCATCACTCTCATGGAATAGATACAGCTGATATAAAGGTTGCTAAAGTCATGAGATACCACTCAGTGAGAGGCAATACAATATATGCCCATGGGCATTAGGACTGTTAAATTAgagatctggacacacacacgatagccctgtttaatgtcacttgttcatgaagcttattagtgttgagctcatggactggtgcagctgcctactctactctgcagctgagccctcatcctcagctctggacacacacacacacacacacacacacacacacacacacacacacacacacacacacgatagccctgtttaatgtgacttgttcatgaagcttattagtgttgagctcatggactggtgcagctgcctactctactctgcagctgagtCCTCATCCTCAGCTGGTCCAGCAGGACCTtcagcctctccatctcctccacatgctccttctccttctccagcatGTGCTGCAGGAGAGCCACCAAGGCTGAGCGCTCCACACTCACCACGGGACTCTGGTGAGAGCGCTGTCTCGGCACGCTCACCTTCTCAAGCAGCGTCTGACCCAAAGGAGACCACAAAGCAATACGTGTTACAGACGCGGTTTACAGGCAGTAGGTCTACAGAGCGGAAATGATGCTTTAGGATCACTGGCTGAGACATGAAATAGATGCTTTCACATGGATAGCAATGCATACATTTGAAGACATATAGTCCTGTCATATCACACATGATCAACTGTGGTGATTTCTGAACTCACaagcatctgcacacaagaggagaggaaagaggagcaaacattctctcacacacacacacatacacacaaggacCTGGGATCCGTGGACAGCTGGGAATCAACTGTTGTCTCAAAACAAAGAGGTAGTTTTAACAGGTTTAGGTAGGCTAAAAGGCTTTAAATAACACTTTACCCAACAACAGCAGTCAGTGAGGACCAAAGCATCACCTTCCCTGATGTCCAGTCCAAGCAGGACTGAGGAAGCAGGAGTGGACACCGTCAGAGTTGTATGACCCCTCAccccacttttctctctctctcctctgctgtgtctCAGAAGCTGGATGAGACGACCCAATGAAGAACAACTGAGCAGCAAGATGATGACATTTCCTCATTCCCTATAGGACCTTTATCTGGGAATGAGTTAACCAGCCTCGTCCTTTACATGAGACATGAGTACTGAGGATGGTCAGTCTGTTATCTGGACTTAGTTTATCTAACACCTGCTACCAGTGGATGGTGAATATTGTACAGGAAATGTGTGGAGCTgaaggaataaatacagtattggTTTCACAGTTGTACTGTATCTCTTAAGGCAGTGGACACCCCCTGCACTGACTCTTTCCCACAGTCACAAAACTGAGTTATTATTTGTCCTGTAGAATTAATGTATTTTACCCATCTGGTGgtagtacacgcacacacacacacacacacacacacacacacacacacacacacacacacacacacacacacacacacagcagtggacaGCACATACAGACCCTGGATCCAGCTCCCGGAGACAGTTGGGGGTCCTCCAGTGAGcagcatatatacacacacacacacagagcagtgggcagcacatacagtgtacacacacacacacacacacacacgcggagcAGTGCATGGGCAGCACATAAACACaaggagcagtgggcagcacacacacacacacacagagcagtgggcagcacatactgtacacacacacaaggagcagttggcagcacatacacacacctggagcagtgggcagcattTGGGGGTGAGGTGGTCAAGAGCACCTCCTCTGTGGATGTGGGAGATCACTAttcaacccctccacccccacctggaTGCCCACAGGTTTAGGTCAAGTGGAGTCTCTACTAACTGAGAATGCACATGTGTCATACAACttgttacacaaacacacacactcacatttttttttcatttaatttctttatttatttgtatttcaatTTCCTATGGACTACATTATGTTCCCCTTTGTTATGAACACATCAAACCAAAGATATTTTAATCAattgtgactctccacggcaaaaccagtcgcttgtcgcaacaggcgtttttgagaaaaatgaccatttatgttacttgtgctaaaattgtggatttttcttttgtgtgtgttttgaaacagtgggaggtctacactgtacggccgtgaatacatttcgccgaaaaacgtaccttttctagtctaaaaacatgagtttcttgaggtgagaaattcaATTCCAGCAGAAAGTTAGAGGTGTCTCGTTtttgcactcattgacaaccacgaagctatccgcgtgctgtgtcgttgtaaatacaagtaagtaccgtaaatcttaaaatagcggcgaccttacaacgCGTTGTTGAGCCGATGGTTAatttcagaggcagatttctccgttctTCTCTTGGCAtaacaggatgaactcaactcctttgaatgtttatatttcagaaatatgacgttcaattaattagatataggtatcgttttgaaggttgattatgcccctttgtgaaaacgtaataactatgattttgaaaattttaacaatgtgactgatttcgccgtggaaggtcacaattCACCAATTACATATTTCAAATGTGTCAAATCAAAtagctccccttctctccctctccctctcaagtATATCAGAATATATATGTAAAATAACGGTGGATTAACACTCCCAGCCCTGAAAAAACCTGTCCACTCTCActagccctttttccattaaaaagttaattcgcttaaaaacgatgcgcatcaaaagttagtgcgacaaatgtgatggaaaatgtcTTATATCGCTCTAACCTCGGTTTTGTCGTGATAAGTTAATTTGCTCGCCAGAGGTGGTTTAAGGAGAGTTAAATcgatataaatgtgatggaaaaggtttgtagcgatataagttactgtgacgcctgctcagaatgttcacaaagtcGGCGCAAAAATTTGAGTTCTGTCTCGATATTCAAAGACGTTGACCTCACAATGGTGTACCACTCGCTACCTTTGATTAATTCGctagaagtgttccattcgctacaactgttgatggaaaaccatctagcgcagtagaaatatgcgcatcaacagggctctgatgacatcattttgattcgctacaattgttcttttgaatggaaaaccgtCTTGGCGCTTCTTATGTCGCTAAAACATAATTCGCTTTAAGAGTTAATGCGCTTGAAAATCTGATGGAAAAAGGACTACTGCATGTTCATCTTTTAACCTTCAGAACACATACAATACAGTAAGGTTCAAGTTCAAATGGTAAGAACTTCAACAGAGCATCTGATATTTGACACATTTGGTCTAGTTTGGATACTTTAATAGAAATTGATaacgttcatacacacacacacactcacataaaaacaaacacgcacacacatgaatacatgtaggagtgtgtaaacaggattGTGGTTCTtttctcctgtggacacacacactctcacacacaaacacacacacacacacacacacacacacacacacacacacacacacacacaaaacatacatatacTCCCACACAGATGAGGCAATAGAagtaacacacacgcatacttgtGCCCCCCCCCTTCAGAATTAGGAGATCATGTCATCtgacacagggacactgaggcaTCAGCACAAACTAtaaacccaggatagaggggctcagtgaatgtggagtggaacgtctgcaggtgggtgagtgtgttagaggagacgctgtagaaggacagagtgcctgctggccagtccaggtgcactCCTACTCTGccggagcgggaggagggggcaggtatggcagtcTCCTTATTATTGTGCCGGGCAGAGTAACTGTTACCAGAGCACTTCAGACCCCAGGACTTGGCATTATATCCAAACCCGCTGCTGCTCCcactcccttttctctccatacttttataggccactgctataGAAACatcaccactccactcagcctcccagtagtagcctccagactgacccgtgctgactagactctgacccagactgtcacatctctctgggtggtgtccagacagaccctctctacacagcacctgatagtaggagtcaaatctctctgggtggtcaggaaaCCGCTGCTGCTGATACACatatgtcacctttctgttcccctcagagagagagagttctctgtgtgctgtgtttgggtccagtgtgagctcacaggcatctgcacacaagaggagaggagagaggagagaacatcctcatcagaacatggggTAGGAAAGGAGATGTGTacaacgcatacacacacacacacacacacacacacacacacacacacacacacacacacacaaaaaacaacaacacaaacagtcaacactcccaacactcccaacaaacacacacacacacactcttacaacacTTACAACATAAACTcaccgaacacacacagacacactcttacaacactcccaacacaaacatactcttacaacactcccaacacaaacatacacgcacatgtaacgggtgctagctggttagctatgctgtggaacgttagtaaacctcactccccgacacttcaagagcgctgctggcatgaaagctagtagcctgggcttttagctggattgttagcgcgctcgactcccgatccgtggtgctgc from Sardina pilchardus chromosome 1, fSarPil1.1, whole genome shotgun sequence includes:
- the LOC134077868 gene encoding stonustoxin subunit beta-like, with translation MPVCDVKLLSGCLITHEGCSLLSSALKSNPSYLKQLDLNYNHPGDSGVRELTDRLNDPGCKLETLRYDHGGECRIKPGLRKYACELTLDPNTAHRELSLSEGNRKVTYVYQQQRFPDHPERFDSYYQVLCREGLSGHHPERCDSLGQSLVSTGQSGGYYWEAEWSGDVSIAVAYKSMERKGSGSSSGFGYNAKSWGLKCSGNSYSARHNNKETAIPAPSSRSGRVGVHLDWPAGTLSFYSVSSNTLTHLQTFHSTFTEPLYPGFIVCADASVSLCQMT